In one Methylobacterium sp. SyP6R genomic region, the following are encoded:
- a CDS encoding acyl-CoA dehydrogenase family protein, which translates to MKREILFAFAITVGEMRRRLDTCVAYANHRRQFGANIGSFQSVSNRLADMKIRYELSQKWLYYVADKIRSNDDITSDIAIAKIFVSESAVASALDAIQIHGGRGILSETKLDADLASAVAGPIYSGTNDIQRGRIAALLGVNL; encoded by the coding sequence ATGAAGCGCGAAATCCTGTTCGCCTTCGCCATCACGGTCGGGGAGATGCGACGGCGGCTGGACACATGCGTCGCCTACGCCAACCACCGCAGACAGTTCGGTGCCAACATCGGAAGCTTCCAGTCGGTCTCCAATCGCCTTGCCGACATGAAGATCAGGTATGAATTGAGCCAGAAATGGCTCTACTATGTTGCCGACAAGATCCGAAGCAACGACGACATCACGAGCGATATCGCGATCGCCAAGATCTTCGTCAGCGAGTCCGCCGTTGCGAGCGCTCTCGACGCGATACAGATCCATGGCGGCAGGGGCATCCTGTCGGAGACCAAGCTCGATGCCGACCTGGCGAGTGCAGTCGCCGGTCCGATCTACTCCGGAACGAACGATATACAACGCGGACGCATTGCAGCCTTGCTGGGGGTCAATCTATGA
- a CDS encoding MarR family winged helix-turn-helix transcriptional regulator, with protein sequence MGGKHEKWERLTRSISDIEAALAHNLEFRHGLGLNEYRALKHLSDASNSELRMQDLAQKLGLKQSSISRMTDKLEKMGLTVRDTCPSDKRGVYCVITKLGREKLIIASTLYESDLSKNLKKYNLDRLLDMI encoded by the coding sequence ATGGGTGGGAAGCATGAGAAATGGGAACGCTTGACGCGCTCGATATCCGACATCGAGGCCGCTCTCGCACACAATCTAGAGTTTCGTCACGGGCTCGGATTGAATGAGTACCGCGCGCTCAAGCATCTATCAGATGCAAGCAATTCCGAGTTACGCATGCAAGACCTTGCGCAAAAGCTAGGATTAAAACAAAGTTCTATTTCCCGAATGACCGATAAGTTAGAAAAAATGGGCCTAACGGTACGCGATACATGCCCGAGCGACAAAAGGGGGGTGTACTGCGTTATTACAAAATTAGGTCGAGAGAAATTAATAATAGCCTCGACACTCTATGAAAGCGATCTTTCAAAAAATCTGAAAAAATACAATCTCGATCGACTGCTAGATATGATTTGA
- a CDS encoding DMT family transporter → MAYVKHGYIDVAAPAATSRRDIMSWLYLAIAVIFEIAVGIAAGKAKGFTDLRWTIATLVSGAIATFFLSLALLTFDVGVGYAIWTSVAGVGITVLGAIFFGQKLGVMKIVGIALVIGGVVGLRLSGAA, encoded by the coding sequence ATGGCATACGTAAAGCATGGATATATCGATGTCGCTGCACCCGCAGCGACAAGCAGGAGAGACATCATGAGCTGGTTATACCTCGCCATCGCCGTCATCTTCGAGATCGCCGTCGGTATCGCCGCCGGCAAGGCCAAAGGCTTCACCGATCTGCGCTGGACCATCGCGACACTGGTGAGTGGCGCGATCGCCACCTTCTTCCTCAGCCTCGCGCTGCTGACGTTCGACGTCGGAGTGGGATATGCGATCTGGACCTCGGTTGCAGGCGTCGGGATCACCGTACTGGGCGCGATCTTCTTCGGGCAAAAGCTCGGCGTGATGAAGATCGTCGGCATCGCTCTCGTCATCGGGGGCGTGGTCGGCCTGCGGCTCAGCGGCGCCGCCTGA
- a CDS encoding transglutaminase-like domain-containing protein: MIGSRYSPLASHAFPVPSIEPFAPCAVLDCDDEAVQAFVDRALRGVRLDDRSIAVALYYAVRDEIFYEIFGTYLGSRISASLAIAAGRGFCLHKALIYAAACRTAGIPCRVLAATVRNHVTSSAIEALVGGDVFLHWYNEVNVGGEWLKAAPVFNKLTCKMYGIQPLEFDGRRAAIAQPYHEGGTMRFLSDPIRFDNPTADAILRLVAQHHPKMISPDGYIPRERSARGRPARHTAGEVAAACASTRRVDA, from the coding sequence ATGATAGGCAGCCGCTACTCGCCTCTTGCCTCGCACGCATTCCCGGTTCCCTCGATCGAACCCTTCGCACCCTGCGCGGTCCTCGATTGCGACGACGAGGCGGTCCAGGCCTTCGTCGACCGGGCGCTGAGGGGGGTGCGCCTCGACGATCGATCGATCGCCGTGGCTCTGTACTACGCCGTCAGGGACGAGATCTTCTACGAGATCTTCGGCACCTATCTCGGCAGTCGCATCTCCGCCAGCCTGGCGATTGCCGCCGGCCGGGGCTTCTGCCTCCATAAGGCCCTCATCTATGCCGCGGCGTGCCGGACGGCCGGCATCCCTTGCCGGGTTCTCGCCGCGACGGTCCGGAACCACGTCACCTCGTCGGCGATCGAGGCCCTCGTCGGCGGAGATGTCTTCCTGCATTGGTACAACGAGGTCAACGTGGGTGGGGAGTGGCTCAAGGCAGCGCCGGTCTTCAACAAGCTGACCTGCAAGATGTACGGGATCCAGCCGCTCGAGTTCGACGGTCGACGCGCAGCGATCGCGCAGCCCTACCACGAGGGCGGAACGATGCGATTCCTGTCGGACCCGATCCGGTTCGACAACCCGACGGCGGACGCCATCCTCCGGCTGGTGGCTCAGCATCATCCCAAGATGATCTCGCCGGACGGATACATCCCGCGGGAGCGATCGGCGAGAGGCCGGCCGGCGCGCCACACGGCCGGCGAGGTCGCGGCGGCTTGCGCGAGCACGAGGCGGGTCGATGCATAA
- a CDS encoding maleate cis-trans isomerase family protein yields MSRHDALTARASLEPRRWRRDGWDAGLRFGAIVPHADIGPECELGAMAWPNVSVHAGRLYFSAMRAGGEMDETIPHAPVASFADAPYLDDAVEHLAASPLDVIGLAFTSSAYKHGSSGEQQLVERLAPRARGIPLTTTCLAAAAAFDALGSRRIALVNPPWFDADLDQAGARYFEEQSFNIVHHGPCGLPSGQRHITPDGLFSWIRKIVSDHRVDTVFIAGNGQRAVGIIDEVESTLGIRMVTANQLIFWHGLKLTGKSVEIRSYGRLFQTRF; encoded by the coding sequence ATGAGCCGTCACGACGCCCTCACCGCTCGCGCCTCGCTCGAGCCTCGCCGGTGGCGCAGGGACGGTTGGGATGCCGGCCTGCGCTTCGGCGCCATCGTGCCCCATGCGGATATCGGTCCGGAATGCGAACTCGGAGCGATGGCGTGGCCGAATGTGTCGGTGCATGCCGGCAGGCTGTACTTCTCCGCGATGCGCGCGGGCGGCGAGATGGACGAGACGATCCCCCATGCCCCGGTCGCATCCTTCGCCGATGCTCCTTATCTGGACGATGCGGTCGAGCACCTCGCGGCCTCGCCTCTCGACGTGATCGGGCTTGCCTTCACCAGCTCGGCGTACAAGCATGGCAGCAGCGGCGAGCAGCAACTCGTCGAGCGGCTGGCACCACGTGCCCGAGGCATCCCGTTGACGACGACCTGCCTCGCGGCGGCAGCGGCCTTCGACGCGCTCGGTTCCAGACGAATCGCGCTTGTCAATCCGCCCTGGTTCGATGCCGATCTGGATCAGGCCGGGGCCCGCTATTTCGAGGAGCAGAGCTTCAACATCGTCCACCATGGCCCCTGCGGCCTGCCGAGCGGGCAGCGCCACATCACGCCGGACGGCCTGTTCAGCTGGATCCGCAAGATCGTCTCCGATCATCGTGTCGATACCGTCTTCATCGCGGGGAACGGTCAGCGAGCGGTAGGTATCATAGACGAGGTAGAGTCGACACTCGGCATCAGAATGGTCACCGCCAACCAGCTTATCTTCTGGCATGGCCTCAAGCTGACAGGAAAAAGCGTCGAAATCAGGAGCTATGGCAGATTGTTTCAAACACGATTTTGA
- a CDS encoding nucleoside deaminase, giving the protein MKETVAYSIEHVDKGGIPFTAFVLDRHGTVLGRGVNRVRLHCDPTAHAEVEAIRDACRTHGIQCTSGATLLASGEPCAMCYMSSLFSGISKVYFAASRDEAASYGFDYRSSYDLYAADPTTWGNLRPEALRVDDGLVPFQKFAQRSVR; this is encoded by the coding sequence ATGAAGGAGACCGTCGCTTATTCGATCGAGCATGTCGACAAGGGCGGCATCCCATTCACGGCTTTCGTTCTCGATCGGCACGGAACCGTTCTCGGGCGCGGCGTCAATCGTGTTCGACTGCACTGTGATCCGACAGCCCATGCCGAGGTCGAGGCCATCAGGGATGCCTGTCGTACCCACGGCATCCAGTGCACCTCGGGCGCCACGCTCCTGGCATCCGGCGAGCCCTGCGCCATGTGCTATATGAGCTCTCTCTTCTCGGGTATCTCGAAGGTGTATTTCGCCGCGAGCCGGGACGAGGCCGCGTCGTACGGCTTCGACTATCGGTCGAGTTACGATCTCTACGCGGCAGACCCGACAACCTGGGGAAACCTTCGCCCCGAGGCGCTTCGCGTCGATGACGGTCTGGTCCCGTTTCAGAAGTTTGCGCAACGGAGCGTCCGATGA
- a CDS encoding 23S rRNA (adenine(2030)-N(6))-methyltransferase RlmJ: MNYRHAFHAGNHADVLKHWVLTRVLAHLQRKATPFRAIDTHAGLGFYDLTADEAGRTGEWHDGIGRLDAPFPGAAEALLAPYRAAVASVRARHGATIYPGSPALIREFLRPGDQGVFVELHPADGAVLHARYNQDSRTKVLALDGWTALPALIPPKERRGLVLIDPPYEVPGEVERLGRELLKAVGKWATGTYLAWYPIKDVAVIDRLAATLDAALPRPALRLDLLIHRPDPTRLSGSGLIVVNPPWTLREEADTVLPALAERLAQSGYGAFRCAALGPPA, translated from the coding sequence GTGAATTACCGCCACGCCTTCCACGCCGGCAACCACGCCGACGTGCTCAAGCACTGGGTGCTGACCCGGGTGCTGGCGCATCTCCAGCGCAAGGCGACGCCGTTCCGGGCGATCGACACCCATGCCGGCCTCGGCTTCTACGACCTCACCGCCGACGAGGCCGGGCGCACCGGGGAGTGGCACGATGGCATCGGCCGGCTCGATGCGCCCTTCCCCGGCGCGGCCGAGGCGCTGCTCGCCCCCTATCGCGCGGCGGTGGCGTCCGTCCGGGCGCGCCACGGCGCCACGATCTATCCGGGCTCGCCGGCCCTGATCCGCGAGTTCCTGCGCCCCGGCGACCAGGGCGTGTTCGTGGAATTGCACCCGGCCGACGGCGCGGTGCTGCATGCCCGCTACAACCAGGATTCCCGCACCAAGGTGCTGGCCCTGGACGGCTGGACCGCGCTCCCCGCCCTCATCCCCCCGAAGGAGCGCCGCGGCCTGGTGCTCATCGACCCACCCTACGAGGTGCCGGGCGAGGTCGAGCGGCTGGGCCGCGAGCTGCTGAAGGCGGTGGGGAAATGGGCGACCGGCACCTACCTCGCCTGGTACCCGATCAAGGACGTGGCCGTGATCGACCGGCTGGCCGCCACCCTCGACGCGGCGCTGCCCCGACCCGCCTTACGCCTCGACCTCCTGATCCACCGGCCCGACCCGACCCGTTTGAGCGGCAGCGGGCTCATCGTGGTCAACCCGCCCTGGACCCTGCGCGAGGAGGCCGACACCGTCCTGCCGGCGCTCGCCGAACGCCTGGCACAATCCGGCTACGGCGCCTTCCGCTGCGCAGCCCTGGGGCCGCCGGCCTGA
- a CDS encoding nucleotidyltransferase family protein → MRRDEVLAGLKSTEPVLRAIGVAALYLFGSHARDEAQEDSDIDAFVDPAPGVAFGFLPVMAAYEAIEAAVGSITARPAAYIRVCARRSSGMRSGCSDGLRTPDRAYPATTSS, encoded by the coding sequence ATGCGCCGCGACGAGGTCCTTGCCGGCTTGAAGTCCACCGAGCCCGTGTTGCGGGCGATCGGGGTTGCCGCACTCTACCTGTTCGGCTCCCATGCCCGGGACGAGGCCCAGGAGGATTCGGATATCGACGCGTTCGTCGATCCTGCGCCCGGTGTCGCGTTCGGCTTCCTGCCTGTCATGGCAGCCTACGAGGCGATCGAGGCGGCGGTCGGGTCGATTACGGCACGCCCAGCGGCCTACATCCGGGTTTGCGCCCGCAGATCGAGCGGGATGCGGTCAGGGTGTTCCGATGGTCTTCGGACGCCCGACAGGGCATATCCCGCCACAACCTCATCCTGA
- a CDS encoding DsbA family oxidoreductase, protein MHKIAIYTDYVCPYCLLAEKVVQDAIGDLPVEIEWRAFELRPEPVPTLRVEDPYLPAIWQRSVYPIAARLGIPIRLPSWSPQPRTAKAFEVLALAKERGAGHAYSLGVLRAFFQEDRNIGDPDVLVELAAEAGLDRNEVRKALDEGTYEQSHREALRHAREDMAITSVPTIVVGEQVFRGMPTVDELKSAILLAKHS, encoded by the coding sequence ATGCATAAGATCGCGATCTACACCGATTACGTTTGCCCTTACTGCCTGCTGGCGGAGAAGGTCGTCCAGGACGCGATCGGTGACCTGCCGGTCGAGATCGAGTGGCGCGCCTTCGAACTCCGTCCCGAACCCGTTCCGACCTTGCGGGTCGAAGATCCCTACCTTCCGGCGATCTGGCAGCGATCCGTCTATCCGATCGCGGCGCGACTCGGCATTCCGATCCGGCTGCCGTCATGGTCGCCGCAGCCGCGGACCGCCAAGGCGTTCGAGGTTCTGGCGCTCGCCAAGGAGCGGGGTGCCGGGCACGCCTACTCTCTGGGCGTCCTCCGCGCCTTCTTCCAGGAAGACCGCAACATCGGCGATCCGGACGTCCTCGTCGAACTCGCCGCGGAGGCCGGGCTCGATCGGAACGAGGTGAGGAAGGCCCTCGACGAGGGCACGTATGAGCAGAGCCATCGGGAGGCCCTGCGGCACGCCCGCGAGGACATGGCCATCACGTCCGTACCGACCATCGTCGTCGGCGAGCAGGTGTTCCGTGGGATGCCGACGGTCGATGAATTGAAGTCGGCGATTTTGCTTGCAAAACATTCCTGA
- a CDS encoding AMP-binding protein, whose translation MTDGILSHRLRHWACVQPGTTALIYRDCRISFETLQDMTVRAERHLATSGLPPGSVVALRSGKEPERLSAVIALNRLGHTTLIAPDNLGSTAKFAVYREANVVAEAHVDAERLALEACGGAAMSDSGRVPPSGAGPLILTTSGSTGVPKGVLLSDAGLSRFFAWGETQFALSTGRRVFSYAPLNFDLSLLEIWAALHAGATVIAVSAREAVDGRLLRDMIREHRPHLLEGVPLLYCLLLQGADCPLPAPSDLIVTGEALSGDLRRLIAEHFPRSRCHNVYGSTETNDSFIFSTSSADFGTIDRFPIGRPIEGTRYRIVTDEGYDLEGAGVGELHTSTPFAALGYTNKERTGASFYRHDDCSFYRTGDVVRRDEDGALVLLGRKDLNIKVRGVRTNLRDIEIALERHPSVRAAVVSPLRDSAGDGSILHASVQIDEDAPVTALALRRHCADHLPRTALPHRFTVDAAPIPRTPNPEPRRESRIGVRSGSTRSRKFA comes from the coding sequence ATGACGGACGGCATACTTTCGCATCGCTTGCGCCATTGGGCCTGCGTGCAACCGGGCACAACGGCACTGATCTACCGGGACTGCCGCATCAGCTTCGAGACGTTGCAAGACATGACCGTTCGCGCGGAACGTCACCTCGCAACCTCAGGTCTTCCCCCGGGAAGCGTGGTCGCGCTTCGATCCGGAAAGGAACCGGAACGACTTTCGGCTGTCATCGCGCTCAATCGCCTCGGGCATACGACTCTCATCGCCCCCGACAACCTGGGTTCGACGGCGAAATTCGCGGTCTATCGAGAGGCGAACGTCGTTGCAGAGGCTCATGTCGACGCCGAGCGTCTCGCCCTCGAGGCTTGCGGCGGGGCGGCGATGTCGGACTCCGGCCGTGTTCCCCCGAGCGGGGCGGGACCTCTCATCCTCACGACTTCGGGAAGCACGGGTGTTCCGAAGGGCGTTCTCCTGTCCGACGCAGGGTTGTCCCGCTTCTTCGCATGGGGGGAGACGCAGTTCGCGCTGAGCACGGGACGTCGTGTTTTCAGCTACGCGCCGTTGAACTTCGACTTGAGCCTGCTCGAGATCTGGGCGGCCCTCCACGCCGGGGCGACCGTGATCGCGGTCTCCGCCCGGGAGGCGGTAGACGGGCGCCTGCTCCGGGACATGATACGGGAGCATCGCCCTCATCTGCTGGAGGGGGTTCCGCTTCTCTATTGCTTGCTCCTCCAGGGCGCGGACTGCCCTCTTCCCGCTCCATCGGATCTGATCGTCACCGGCGAGGCGTTGAGCGGGGATCTGAGACGGTTGATCGCCGAGCACTTCCCCCGGTCGCGCTGCCACAACGTCTACGGATCCACGGAAACGAACGACAGCTTCATATTCAGCACAAGCTCTGCTGATTTCGGCACGATTGACAGATTTCCGATAGGTCGTCCGATCGAAGGAACCCGTTATCGCATCGTCACGGATGAAGGATACGACCTCGAGGGGGCGGGCGTCGGCGAATTGCATACTTCGACGCCCTTCGCTGCCCTGGGATACACGAATAAGGAAAGGACCGGCGCTTCGTTTTATCGACACGACGATTGCTCGTTCTATCGCACCGGCGACGTGGTTCGGCGAGACGAGGACGGAGCCCTCGTCCTGCTCGGACGGAAGGATCTCAACATCAAGGTGCGGGGTGTCCGCACGAACCTGAGGGATATCGAGATCGCTCTCGAGCGGCATCCATCCGTGCGGGCCGCCGTCGTCAGTCCCCTGCGGGATTCTGCCGGCGACGGGTCCATCCTCCATGCGTCGGTGCAAATCGACGAGGATGCGCCCGTCACGGCCCTCGCCCTCCGTCGCCATTGTGCCGATCACTTGCCGCGCACGGCGCTGCCGCATCGCTTCACGGTCGATGCGGCTCCCATTCCCCGAACCCCGAACCCCGAACCCCGACGGGAAAGCCGGATCGGCGTGCGATCAGGTTCAACTCGAAGCAGGAAATTTGCATGA
- a CDS encoding DMT family transporter: MSTTTENPSPGRSWAMLLLAGAFEVGYALSVGGSKAFTVLPWSISAFVFFLLTLYCLSVALRTIDVGIGYAVWAGIGSVGAAILGAFILDQPLTLVQAFWLGVIIFGVVWLKLADSASLKTKNFKMS, translated from the coding sequence ATGTCGACAACCACCGAGAACCCGAGCCCCGGCCGGAGCTGGGCGATGCTCCTGCTCGCCGGCGCCTTCGAAGTCGGGTACGCCTTGAGCGTCGGCGGCAGCAAAGCCTTCACCGTCCTGCCGTGGTCGATATCGGCTTTCGTCTTCTTCCTGCTGACGCTGTACTGCCTCAGCGTCGCCCTGCGGACGATCGATGTCGGGATCGGCTATGCGGTGTGGGCGGGGATCGGCTCCGTCGGAGCTGCGATCCTGGGCGCCTTCATCCTGGATCAGCCGTTGACGCTGGTTCAGGCGTTCTGGCTTGGCGTCATCATCTTCGGCGTCGTCTGGCTGAAGCTCGCCGACAGCGCGAGCCTGAAAACAAAAAATTTCAAGATGTCATAG